The Nitrobacter hamburgensis X14 genome contains the following window.
GCCTCGCATGATGCCGGGCTTCTCACGGAATTGGCGACGCACCTCCTCGACGATCGCGCCGGCTGCACGTCCCACGGCGGTCATGCCCAGCGCGCCGAACAGATACGGCAGCAGGCCGCCGAACAACAAGCCGACCACGACATAGGGATTGTTCAGTGAGAAATCCGGGTTGACGCCTTGAAAGTAGGGGTATTGCGCGGCATCGGCGATGAAGAACTTGAGGTCCTGATTGTAGGCTGCGAACAACACCAGCGCGCCGAGACCAGCGGAACCGATCGCGTAGCCCTTAGTAACCGCCTTTGTGGTGTTGCCCACCGCGTCGAGCGCGTCGGTCGACTTGCGCACTTCCTTCGGCAGGCCAGCCATTTCCGCGATACCGCCGGCATTGTCAGTGACCGGACCGAACGCGTCGAGCGCGACGACCATGCCGGCCAGCGCCAGCATGGTGGTGGTGGCGATCGCGATGCCGAACAGGCCGGCAAGGCTGTAGGTGACGAGGATGCCGGCGATGATGACAAGCGCGGGCAGCGCGGTGGCTTCCATCGAGATCGCAAGACCCTGAATGACGTTGGTGCCGTGCCCGGTCACCGAGGCCTGGGCGATCGACTTCACCGGGCGGTAGTCGGTGCCGGTGTAGTATTCGGTGATCCAGATGATCAGTCCGGTGACGACGAGGCCGGCCACGCCGCACGCGAACAGTTCGAGGCCGGTATAGCTGACGCCCGCCAGCGGACCGAAGCCGACCAGCGAATAGATAACGGCGCCGACGCCGATCAGGGACAGGATACCGGTGACGATCAGGCCCTTGTAGAGCGCGCCCATGATCGACTCGCTGGCGCCCAGCTTGACGAAGAAGGTGCCGATGATCGAGGTGATGATGCAGATGCCACCGATGGCGAGCGGCAGCGTCATCATGTTCACCAGCAACGGCGAGGTCGCGAAGAAGATCGCGGCGAGCACCATGGTGGCGACCGCGGTCACCGCGTAGGTCTCGAACAGGTCTGCGGCCATGCCGGCGCAGTCGCCGACGTTGTCGCCGACGTTGTCGGCAATCGTCGCCGGGTTGCGCGGATCGTCTTCCGGAATGCCGGCTTCCACTTTGCCGACAAGATCGCCGCCGACGTCGGCGCCCTTGGTGAAGATGCCGCCGCCGAGACGGGCAAAGATCGAGATCAGCGACGCGCCGAAGCCGAGCGCGACCATCGCGTCGACAACCGTGCGGCTGTTCGCGGCGTAGCCGGCGCCGTGGGTCAGATAGGCGAAATAGATCGTCACGCCGAGCAGCGCCAGACCGGCGACCAGCATCCCCGTGATCGCCCCGGCTTTGAAGGCGAGTTCAAGTCCGCCAGCCAGCGACTTGGTCGCCGCCTGCGCGGTGCGCACGTTGGCGCGAACCGAGACATTCATGCCGATGAAGCCGGCGGCACCCGACAGAATCGCACCGATGGCGAAACCAACTGCCACCAGCACTCCGAGGAAGTAAGCAAGCAGCGCGAAAATCACGATGCCGACGACTGCGATCGTCGCGTACTGCCGGCGCAGATAGGCCTGCGCGCCCTCGCGCACTGCCGCGGCGATTTCCTGCATCCGCGAATTTCCCGCATCAGCCCCTAATACGGACGATGTCGCCCAGATGGCATAAACGATCGAAAGTACTCCGCAGAGCACGATCATCCATAGAACTATCATTGAATTTGCCTCGGATCCCTGAAGTTGCCCCGACAACGCCGCGGGCCGCGAGCGCGGGGCGGACGTACAAAAAGCGAAGTCCGCCTTGTGGTAAGGCGACCTCAAATCGGCGGGACCATGCCAAAATCGAACCTCATGCGCAACGCCGCCTTATGGTTAAACGGCCGATTCCCGTCAGGAATTACGATAAAATACCGGGACTTGCGGGCGAATTCCAAACGCCGACCGGGATGGCCGTAGCTATGCGCGAGCATGGGCGCGAAGCAGCCGTCGCCCGTTCCGGAGACGACGGATTACCGGGTCAAGCCCGGCAATGACGGGTCATCGAGGCGTGACGGTCCAGACGAGAACTACTCTAAGTCAGCCACCGCGCGATACGTGCGACCGCGTCGTGCATCTCGGCCGCCGAACGGGCGTAGGAAAATCTCACGAACGAGCGGCCGCGAACCGGATCGAAATCGACGCCGGGCGTCGCGGCGACATGCGCCTGCTCCAGCATCTTCCGCGCGAACTCATAACTGTCCGACGTGAACTTCGAGACATCGGCATAGAGATAGAACGCACCATCCGCGGGCAGGAATTCGCTCAATCCGGTTTGTGGCAAACCCGCGATCAAAATCTGGCGGTTTGTCTCATAACCGCGCTTCACGGTTTCCATCTCGTCACGGCCGGCGAATGCCGCCTCGGCCGCAATCTGCGACAGCGTCGGCACCGAAATCGACAGGTTCTGCTGCAGCCGTTCGATCGGCCGCACCAGTTGCTCCGGCACCACCATCCAGCCGACGCGCCAGCCGGTCATGCAAAAATATTTCGAGAACGAGTTGATCACCAGCGCACGCGGCGACAGTTCGGCGGCGGTCACCGCTGGAAACGCATAGTCGAGGCCGTGATAGAT
Protein-coding sequences here:
- a CDS encoding sodium-translocating pyrophosphatase, giving the protein MIVLWMIVLCGVLSIVYAIWATSSVLGADAGNSRMQEIAAAVREGAQAYLRRQYATIAVVGIVIFALLAYFLGVLVAVGFAIGAILSGAAGFIGMNVSVRANVRTAQAATKSLAGGLELAFKAGAITGMLVAGLALLGVTIYFAYLTHGAGYAANSRTVVDAMVALGFGASLISIFARLGGGIFTKGADVGGDLVGKVEAGIPEDDPRNPATIADNVGDNVGDCAGMAADLFETYAVTAVATMVLAAIFFATSPLLVNMMTLPLAIGGICIITSIIGTFFVKLGASESIMGALYKGLIVTGILSLIGVGAVIYSLVGFGPLAGVSYTGLELFACGVAGLVVTGLIIWITEYYTGTDYRPVKSIAQASVTGHGTNVIQGLAISMEATALPALVIIAGILVTYSLAGLFGIAIATTTMLALAGMVVALDAFGPVTDNAGGIAEMAGLPKEVRKSTDALDAVGNTTKAVTKGYAIGSAGLGALVLFAAYNQDLKFFIADAAQYPYFQGVNPDFSLNNPYVVVGLLFGGLLPYLFGALGMTAVGRAAGAIVEEVRRQFREKPGIMRGTDKPDYGKAVDLLTKAAIKEMIIPSLLPVLSPIVVYFLIYAIAGGGAAGKSAAFSAVGAMLLGVIVTGLFVAISMTSGGGAWDNAKKYIEDGHHGGKGSDAHKAAVTGDTVGDPYKDTAGPAVNPMIKITNIVALLLLAVLAH